The genomic DNA TCAAAAATAACCTTAAaacctttgtctgtaaattgacttacacttagaagattcacttcaagacctgCAACCAGTGCTACAGCCATTATGACAATATTTCCATAATTCAAACtaccatatcccattgtgaatcctttgctcctgtctccaaaggtcaccaaagggtcatccatctcctcaaactgtgatagtaTGGCTTTACATTTCACCTGTCATAttcctggaacatccactgtcaatgatccacatgactttattcttcttgccctgcacacaatgagttttagtGTGTTcagctacccaagcagtgttggtcactttcttctccttcatAGAGTTAGCAAAAGTAGAACTTAAATAATCAAAAGAAACAACATTCTTAGTTTGAGTAACattttattctttcatcacagaTTTAAAGGTAATTTCTTTTAGATCTTGTCTCAACTTATGACAGCTAGTCATAACTTTCACATTGCatggaatgcaatcaaacttgtcacagaaagAATAGGAGTTATCAGCTTGAGCTTCATTGTATTTTCAGGCTCCATACTTTGACTCATCAATAATCCTTTTACGAAGATAAGTTAGGTGATTTGTTAATCCACGTCTTTGACATTGCTTCCTGAGAGCATCTGCAACATATGCATAGTTGTTGCTTTTGTTGACACTTATTTTTCCATTTATGTTCTCCTTCTTCTTTCATGTGCTTTCATTCTTGATTTCAGTTATTGGTGTCTTGATGATTGGGCTAGCTTCAGACTTTTTGTCACATTCAGTGCTATGAGTAGGTTTAGCATTCTTCTCTTCATCTTAATctacaatttcttgcttgatgattAGCTCCTCTTCATCGAAGTTCACCTCACAGACTTTGAATAAGGGAGACCTTTTTAAGCACATCAGGAACTTCTTCGTTCACACTTTTCGTTCCCTTGCCCGTTTGACTTTTATTTTGAAATGCATCAGCCATCAGCCTCATATTCCAatccaatagctatgttagcacgAGGCTTGTTATTTTTATGGTATTGACCAACCAATTgagatatatttttaaataacTTAAGATTAAGatcatttttctcaattttttctCTCAACATAGCTTCAACTTCCTCTGCACATTTCAGCTGATTTTTGAGATATTAATTTTCTTGTCTAACTGCTTCTACACGAACAAGCTGCATCTCTAGTTcttgtttctcaatctcaagttTCTCATTCACTTTTGACAGCCTACTCATCTCCTCAGTAGAAACAAGCATACTTGTGtaaatgtgaaacatttctacaCTAATGTTGCTTGTGAATGTGTAGCATTCAAATCAATGTGGTTAAGATAGGTACCTTAGATTTTGATGCAGATGAATCTCCTTCCTCCAAAGTCATGAGAGCATAATTTCCATAttcttcaacatcatcttcatcatctgtgtcatcccaactcttcccttcagcaatataagcttttccttgttgtttcttcagaagtgGTTCATACTTAGCTTTAAGCTCTAAATATGCCTTATTCTTCCTCAACTTCTTTAGCTTCCTTCATTCTGTGGAAAAGTGACTGaattcatcacagttgtagcatctaatctttgatctgtccacagaaCCTGACTTATAACTACCTTTTCCAGTTGTATttttctgagtctttcctttccaGTTATTGTTATTGGTTTTTTgacctttacccttgaagtaCCTAGGTTCCTTCAATCTTATGTTTGAACATTTTCTTGCTAGGTACGCCATAGAATGGTCCATTTCATCCAACTCATCAAGAGTATAGTACTCATCTTCTTCtaactccagaatgacttgtttTTTAGGTTCCTTGTGCTTCTGCTTTGGAGTCTGGGATTCAGTTTCATCTTTAGTTATTTTCTTGTCATTTGCTATCAAGGAACTTGACACATCCATAATATGTCCTTGACTCACTTTCAATGCCTTTCTCTGCATCATTTTCAGCTCATAGGTTTTAAGAATATCATACAAAACCTCCAAAGTTATTCTCCCTATACCTCTCCCTTATATTGCAGAGATCTTTTTTTCTAtatggtcagggagagtaagcaacaattttaggttaacctcctccgtttaatagtacttgtcatgaagttgcaagtcatttatcaacttgttaaattttttaaaatcctCAGAAATGTCTTTtttaggtttagccatgaaaccctcatactgtgagaCTAGAttccttctttggtttgacctcaCTTCTTCAGTACCTTCACACAGAATCTCTATCTTTTTTCAGATCTGCTTAGATGACTCACATATGATAATGTTTTTGTACATGACATCATCAAGAGATTCGATGAGAATGAGTTGCAAGCTACTGTCAAgtgaaactttctctttttctgGTTCAATATATGTAGATGGGTCTTTAGAAGTAAATTGACCAAGAATGAGCATATCACCATCTATTGCTTCGGGTACCCTCACCATATGAATGAAGGGTGCATGCTTCAGAATTTCAATatatagtggattggccatcccGATGAACAACATAATCTTCTTCTCCCATAAGGTATAGTTCACTTTGTCAAAGACATgaatcttgatactgctaagttTCTGTGCACTCAAACTTCCAAGATCtgatctgtttactttcagagtTTGCTCTGATGCCATTTGTTAGGTATGAAGTATaacacacagggggtgaatgtgttttcttgctTTTCTTGATTATTTGAAAGTGTTAGTGGCTTTTGGAACTTAACATCTAGAATTGCATTTGCAGTgacaaaaatattttaatttttatatatttgattattatgaattttgtttagattttttataaatatttctcaATATTTAAACCATAGCaatgtcaaaatatatattttattaatttgaaaaaaaattagatattattttttaatttgatattttaataattaacaagtgaTTTGACTATTACTTGTACCTAATATTTATTCTCAGATtagtgtttcaattttttaaaaattatttataaatgatccgaccgtacggaggtcaagatctatatatttaagtgatataataaaaaaattagaaaaaataaatatatttggtttgctattttaatagttaacctgtagtttgactagtacttctatTGAGTCCCATAtcaatgtttcaatttttttaaaaatatttatgaatgatccaaacatacggatgtcaagatctatatattttagtgataaaAAAATCttaagaaaaaataaatttattttgtttgttaatttaacaatcaaccaatggtttgaacagtacttgtaactagtgtttattctaatattaatgtttcgatttttttaaaaatatttatgaatgatccaaccatacggatgttaatatctatatattttagtgatataacaaaatttttagaaaataataaatgtatttggtttatTATTTTAACAGGCAACCTGTATTATGACCAGTACTtgtattaatattttattttttaaattttttttataaatgatccaaccgtacagatgttaagatatatatattttagtgatatgacaaaaattttagaaaaaaattattttgtttgttattttgacaatcaactaATGGTTTGAACAGTAAATGTAACTAGTCTTTGGTCTCATATTACTATTTcaactttttaaaaatatttatgaatgatccaactgtacggatgttaagaactatatattttagtgatagggcaaaaattttagaaaaaaataaatgtatttattttgttatattaACAGTCAAACCGTGTTTTGACatgtacttgtaactagtgtccagtctcatataaatgtttcgatttttttaaaaaaatatttataaataatccaaccatacggatgttaagatctatatattttagtgatatgacaaaatttaaaaaaaaataaatttatttagtttgtCAGTTAAACAGTCAACCTGTGTTTTGACAAGTACTTGTAATTAGTTTTTATTCTcgtattaatgtttcaatttttttaaaattatttataaatgatccaaccgtacggatgttaagatctatatattttagtgatatgaaaaaatttagaaaaaaataaatttattttttttgttattttgacaattgATCAATAGTTTAaatgtttagtctcatattaatattttattttttaaaaaaatatttatgaatgatccaaacgTACAGAtgttaaaatttatatattttagtgatatgacaatttttttgaaaaaaattaaagtatttggtttgttattttaacagacAACCGGTGTTTGACCAAAATTTTTCATTTTAGCTCGGCTCGTTTTGATGGAGAaaactcgtgttcggctcgtgtTCAGCTCGATTCGACTCGGCTCGATTTTATTCGATAAAAGCTCGTGTTCGCCTCGTTCGTTAACGAGTTGGAGCTCGAACACGATTTTCTTTTTGTTAAGAAAACTCGACCCGACTCTGTTCGtcagaaaaaaattaaaactcGACACGGTTTGATCAAAATTCGGCTCAGTTCGGTTCTTGAACAGCTCTACTCATACCATTTTATTTGCAATTGGGAAGCATGAAGAATGGTTGGGTAGACCCCAGTTTTTGGATAAATGCATGAAGCAACCATGAAGTTGATCTTAAGTTGCCGACTGCTCAAAAAATTGGACTCGGTACCCCCCCGCATGATTACAAGAACAACTTCAATCGAATGAACAGTTTAAATGTGTTTCATGCATTACCACAATTTGATATCAGATCAAATGGCAATATATGTAGCCACAAGATCTTAAAGTTGCATGTATCACACCAATGTTGTAGATATTTTGTTTAGATCTTCAGATACTGTACTTTACACGATATATAACATTCAAAATTTCATTTCAACGGTCCCTTGGCATAACAAGCTGATAGAGGACTTGGATAATttatatataatgatataattaAGTTGGCATAAGgatatgtgtgtgtgtatttatagAACTATGTAACCAGGCCTTCACCCTCCACCCCACCCTCCACCCCACACtgccacacacacacatatatcaCGGTGATTCAACACTTAACATCCTTGAGAAGCTTATACCTGCGAGCAGCAGTCCTCGGGGAAGGCACTCCACTCATAAGATTCTTTTTCATATGCTCGGAGCCGCCATGACTCTTGCCTGGACTACTAATATCACCGGAATATTCAGATGTCTTTGAAGTGATAACTATGTTGCCAACATTCCGAGCACTGGCTTTGCTGGATGTGGAGCTGCATGGGGAACTCTTTTGCTCACTCCGACACCAGTCACATATTTCAATCAGCTTGGATGATTTTATGTAGTTGTTGCTACAATACCTATTAAATCATTTATAATTATTATGAACAAATTAATACAAAGAGCGCTAGGCACTGCTGCAAAGTTATAGTTACACATACAAAATGCGACAGATCCCACTAAAATAAAAGTGCGACTTAGTAATATAACATATAAGATAAAGGAGACTTAATAAAAGATCTTTTGCATATGACGCAGTTATTGAGTTAGACAGCCTAGGATATTCCCATGTTATTTATCAAGCACGGTAGCTGTTCGCATGTTAGCATGTTTTTTTGGCAGCAAGCACAAGTACTATATGTTACTCCATGTTTACAATGTATATTAAACATTCATTGAATTATCTAAAGCCATTTCATAATTTACATAATTATAGAAAAACTTAGCCTAACTAACGTGCCTAATAATAACCAAAGATGGAAGATTGAGAGAGAAGGCTAATGTGTCCAATTTAGTACGTAATTTTTTGCCCTCATACAAATACAAGTTAGAATAGTACGTGTCGACCTATACGAGTAAACAGAAAGTTTCAAGCTTTTGTTTTCAATCAGAAAAATCGTTTCCTAGATACACCCATCTATTAGAGATCTTCTATCTTTGATCCCTTAACCAGAGATACAGCTGTTGCCTGAGAAACAGCTGCAGATGATCATTTACCAGTACTAATTACGATATCACAAATATTATCAAATTTTACCCTTAAATAAGTGCTATAAGCATGCGTGTGTAATAAGAAGAGATGAGATAGAGTACATACGAGTGTTGGTAGCGATAGTGGCAGCTGTTGCAGCGGAAGAGCTCGACGGCAAAGCCTCTGTCACCGCACATACAACACACGCTTGCCTTCCCCTCCTCCATTTTTCGATCCCTTCAGATTTGTacagggagagggagagagagagggagagagagataaGTATTTGTATGGCGTACTGGGCCAATTGATGAAAGAAATTTTACTAAGGTcggtgtgtatatatatgtatgaaAGTGATAGATAATTGAATTTAGAGAACACGCAGTCCATAACGCGTACGTGCAGTCCTTTTCAGTTGGTGACATACATGCATGTTTGATTAATTTTTTCtttcattatatataaaaaaaggTGTTGAAAATTCACAAAATATTTTGATTACTTTTCTGGCGTTTGTCATCTTCTGTTTATTCTTATGGGTTGCGTTTATCTTCTGAGAAGAACAAGCCAACCTCAAGGGTCACACTCATTTAAAgtacttttgattttttttattccATCTTATAAAACTAGTAAgtcaaaattttatattatttagcAGTATATACACACGCATTTCATATGCTTATTTAAAAAACGACAATATTTAAATCGAAATCGTCCGAACCAAAATTAAAATAATTGGGAGAAGTTGCAGCATTTTCACAACTTTTTAAGACTCCGCTAAGAGGCAGTTGATTATATTTTCAGACACTATTACTAAAAAATGGGGTTAAATTGTCTGTATATTTTTTTGACAGTGTAGTCTAATCATATTTTTATTCTTAACCACATGATACGCGCTCGGGTCATATGAAGGTGGACGAAGATGACAACGATGTTCATATAAACGACTTAAAATATCACTTCCCACTTTAGCCGAAAATTGTAGCTTATGATTATTTTTGTCCCA from Apium graveolens cultivar Ventura chromosome 5, ASM990537v1, whole genome shotgun sequence includes the following:
- the LOC141660183 gene encoding uncharacterized protein LOC141660183, which encodes MEEGKASVCCMCGDRGFAVELFRCNSCHYRYQHSYCSNNYIKSSKLIEICDWCRSEQKSSPCSSTSSKASARNVGNIVITSKTSEYSGDISSPGKSHGGSEHMKKNLMSGVPSPRTAARRYKLLKDVKC